In Gossypium raimondii isolate GPD5lz chromosome 12, ASM2569854v1, whole genome shotgun sequence, a single window of DNA contains:
- the LOC105765194 gene encoding cytochrome P450 87A3 isoform X1 — protein MLVLMCIGTLLLICITHWVNKWRNPRCNGKLPPGSMGFPLVGETLQFFTPNTTFDIPPFVKERLKRYGPIFKTSLVGRPVIVSTDPDLNHFIFLQEGQLFQSWYPDTFTEIFGRQNVGSLHGFMYKYLKNMVLNLFGPESLKKMLPEVENTACRRLQSWSSQETIELKEATASMIFDLTAKKLISYDQDNSPENLRENFVAFIQGLISFPLNIPGTAYHKCLQGRKNAMKMLKDLLNERRSMPRKHQSDFFNFVLEELQKEGTILTEAIALDLMFVLLFASFETTSLALTLAVKFLSDNPSVLNTLTDEHEAILRNRENTDSGLTWKEYKSMRYTFQVRELYYFILLIAFINFHKGVYFHLKSATCMQFINETVRLANIVPGIFRKTLREIQFKGYTIPAGWAVMVCPPAVHLNPAKYQNPLTFNPSRWEGTEINGASKNFMAFGGGMRFCIGTDFTKVQMAVFLHCLVTKYRWEAIKGGNVLRTPGLQFPDGFHIQLLEKTRME, from the exons ATGTTGGTGTTAATGTGCATTGGAACTTTGCTCCTTATCTGCATCACACATTGGGTTAACAAATGGAGAAATCCTAGATGTAATGGTAAACTTCCACCAGGTTCAATGGGGTTCCCACTTGTTGGCGAGACTCTTCAGTTCTTCACCCCCAACACTACTTTCGATATTCCTCCCTTTGTCAAAGAGAGGctgaaaag GTATGGGCCAATATTCAAGACTAGCTTAGTGGGGCGACCGGTAATTGTGTCGACTGACCCGGATCTTAACCATTTCATCTTCCTGCAAGAGGGACAACTGTTTCAGAGCTGGTATCCTGATACATTCACAGAGATATTTGGACGTCAGAATGTAGGTTCATTACATGGTTTCATGTATAAGTACCTGAAGAATATGGTGCTTAACCTCTTCGGTCCTGAAAGCCTCAAAAAGATGCTACCTGAAGTTGAGAACACAGCTTGCAGAAGGCTGCAAAGCTGGTCAAGTCAAGAAACTATTGAATTAAAAGAAGCAACTGCTAGT ATGATATTTGATCTGACAGCCAAAAAGCTGATAAGTTATGACCAAGACAATTCCCCGGAGAATCTAAGGGAGAACTTTGTTGCATTCATCCAGGGGTTAATCTCCTTTCCATTGAATATTCCTGGAACAGCTTATCACAAATGTTTACAG GGAAGaaaaaatgcaatgaaaatgcTGAAGGACTTGCTAAATGAAAGGCGGTCTATGCCGAGGAAACACCAAAGTGACTTTTTCAATTTCGTCCTTGAAGAACTTCAGAAAGAGGGAACAATACTCACAGAGGCAATCGCTCTGGATTTGATGTTTGTGCTACTATTTGCCAGCTTTGAAACAACGTCCCTAGCTCTAACTTTAGCTGTTAAATTCCTTTCGGACAACCCTTCGGTGCTGAACACATTAACa GATGAGCACGAGGCAATTCTACGAAACCGGGAAAATACCGACTCTGGACTTACATGGAAAGAATACAAGTCAATGAGATATACCTTCCAGGTGAGAGAGTTGTACTACTTCATACTTCTAATAGcatttatcaattttcataaggGTGTTTACTTCCATCTGAAAAGTGCAACTTGCATGCAGTTCATCAATGAAACAGTTAGACTGGCAAATATAGTTCCAGGAATCTTCAGAAAAACACTAAGGGAAATCCAGTTCAAAG GATATACCATTCCAGCAGGTTGGGCAGTAATGGTCTGTCCCCCAGCTGTGCATCTGAATCcagcaaaataccaaaatccGCTCACCTTCAATCCATCAAGATGGGAG GGAACAGAAATCAATGGAGCCTCAAAGAATTTCATGGCATTTGGTGGTGGCATGAGATTTTGTATCGGAACAGACTTCACTAAAGTACAGATGGCTGTGTTTCTCCATTGCCTGGTTACAAAATACAG GTGGGAAGCAATCAAAGGGGGAAATGTACTCCGAACTCCAGGTTTACAGTTTCCGGATGGCTTTCATATTCAGCTCCTGGAGAAAACTAGAATGGAGTAA
- the LOC105765194 gene encoding cytochrome P450 87A3 isoform X2 has translation MLVLMCIGTLLLICITHWVNKWRNPRCNGKLPPGSMGFPLVGETLQFFTPNTTFDIPPFVKERLKRYGPIFKTSLVGRPVIVSTDPDLNHFIFLQEGQLFQSWYPDTFTEIFGRQNVGSLHGFMYKYLKNMVLNLFGPESLKKMLPEVENTACRRLQSWSSQETIELKEATASMIFDLTAKKLISYDQDNSPENLRENFVAFIQGLISFPLNIPGTAYHKCLQGRKNAMKMLKDLLNERRSMPRKHQSDFFNFVLEELQKEGTILTEAIALDLMFVLLFASFETTSLALTLAVKFLSDNPSVLNTLTDEHEAILRNRENTDSGLTWKEYKSMRYTFQFINETVRLANIVPGIFRKTLREIQFKGYTIPAGWAVMVCPPAVHLNPAKYQNPLTFNPSRWEGTEINGASKNFMAFGGGMRFCIGTDFTKVQMAVFLHCLVTKYRWEAIKGGNVLRTPGLQFPDGFHIQLLEKTRME, from the exons ATGTTGGTGTTAATGTGCATTGGAACTTTGCTCCTTATCTGCATCACACATTGGGTTAACAAATGGAGAAATCCTAGATGTAATGGTAAACTTCCACCAGGTTCAATGGGGTTCCCACTTGTTGGCGAGACTCTTCAGTTCTTCACCCCCAACACTACTTTCGATATTCCTCCCTTTGTCAAAGAGAGGctgaaaag GTATGGGCCAATATTCAAGACTAGCTTAGTGGGGCGACCGGTAATTGTGTCGACTGACCCGGATCTTAACCATTTCATCTTCCTGCAAGAGGGACAACTGTTTCAGAGCTGGTATCCTGATACATTCACAGAGATATTTGGACGTCAGAATGTAGGTTCATTACATGGTTTCATGTATAAGTACCTGAAGAATATGGTGCTTAACCTCTTCGGTCCTGAAAGCCTCAAAAAGATGCTACCTGAAGTTGAGAACACAGCTTGCAGAAGGCTGCAAAGCTGGTCAAGTCAAGAAACTATTGAATTAAAAGAAGCAACTGCTAGT ATGATATTTGATCTGACAGCCAAAAAGCTGATAAGTTATGACCAAGACAATTCCCCGGAGAATCTAAGGGAGAACTTTGTTGCATTCATCCAGGGGTTAATCTCCTTTCCATTGAATATTCCTGGAACAGCTTATCACAAATGTTTACAG GGAAGaaaaaatgcaatgaaaatgcTGAAGGACTTGCTAAATGAAAGGCGGTCTATGCCGAGGAAACACCAAAGTGACTTTTTCAATTTCGTCCTTGAAGAACTTCAGAAAGAGGGAACAATACTCACAGAGGCAATCGCTCTGGATTTGATGTTTGTGCTACTATTTGCCAGCTTTGAAACAACGTCCCTAGCTCTAACTTTAGCTGTTAAATTCCTTTCGGACAACCCTTCGGTGCTGAACACATTAACa GATGAGCACGAGGCAATTCTACGAAACCGGGAAAATACCGACTCTGGACTTACATGGAAAGAATACAAGTCAATGAGATATACCTTCCAG TTCATCAATGAAACAGTTAGACTGGCAAATATAGTTCCAGGAATCTTCAGAAAAACACTAAGGGAAATCCAGTTCAAAG GATATACCATTCCAGCAGGTTGGGCAGTAATGGTCTGTCCCCCAGCTGTGCATCTGAATCcagcaaaataccaaaatccGCTCACCTTCAATCCATCAAGATGGGAG GGAACAGAAATCAATGGAGCCTCAAAGAATTTCATGGCATTTGGTGGTGGCATGAGATTTTGTATCGGAACAGACTTCACTAAAGTACAGATGGCTGTGTTTCTCCATTGCCTGGTTACAAAATACAG GTGGGAAGCAATCAAAGGGGGAAATGTACTCCGAACTCCAGGTTTACAGTTTCCGGATGGCTTTCATATTCAGCTCCTGGAGAAAACTAGAATGGAGTAA